Proteins encoded together in one Myxococcales bacterium window:
- a CDS encoding NUDIX domain-containing protein, with protein MKASFCLRCGAPLTTKTDAEGRERLTCTASTCGYVHYGNPVPVVAAIVEHPDGIVLARGKGWPEGMFGLVTGYLEAQEAPEVGVLREVKEELGLVGEVVGLVGVHTFEMKNELLVTYHVRAAGEITVADELEGVKLVSEAKLRPWPFGTGHAVRDWLRGRGRTDV; from the coding sequence TTGAAAGCCTCATTTTGCCTGCGCTGCGGCGCCCCCCTCACGACCAAGACGGACGCCGAAGGGCGCGAGCGCCTCACATGCACCGCGTCGACCTGCGGCTACGTCCACTACGGCAACCCCGTGCCGGTCGTGGCCGCGATCGTCGAGCACCCCGACGGCATCGTGCTCGCGCGTGGAAAAGGTTGGCCCGAGGGCATGTTCGGCCTCGTCACGGGCTACCTCGAGGCCCAAGAGGCCCCCGAGGTCGGCGTGCTGCGTGAGGTGAAAGAAGAGCTCGGCCTCGTGGGAGAGGTCGTCGGGCTCGTGGGCGTGCACACCTTCGAGATGAAGAACGAGCTGCTCGTCACCTACCACGTGCGCGCCGCCGGAGAGATCACGGTGGCCGACGAGCTCGAGGGGGTGAAGCTCGTCTCGGAGGCGAAGCTCCGTCCCTGGCCGTTCGGAACCGGACACGCCGTACGCGATTGGCTTAGAGGGCGAGGCCGGACCGACGTCTGA
- a CDS encoding arylamine N-acetyltransferase — MAASQAPRAAPKRTSAAAVVASTLAWLVVLTVPLLGTWLAASLAAYGHRGVWPSLLAGFVVFPVVPVVWEVASTLHGDKKRWLETRDRLVLRTLAVSLAFLAVLLVAFPKTAFTALSTRGDFLFDGRSGAFADRGRSVAHGAARGLEWLYLLTRDRPFDTSDEAPEPVPTVAPSAAPTPTPTPSAAPSATPLPSTSATPPEPVARPKPTWPDSDDKLSPVVTTMPQEAEASPETIGAYIAAHAPTQLGRARAVHDYVADRIAYDGPSYRAGLYPPQDAVSVLKRRVGVCAGYAKLFAAIAKASGLEAKYVVGTVRGADMRPDGESHAWNAVKIEGAWYLVDTTWDAGYLEGATFVKRTKVVYFATPPEVFRVDHFPDETAWQLADKPIDRGEFFRRPMTSAELYADGLELREPDRSQVSTTGPFTVELENPRGLYMIVSDAKVHCAVTRNGTRVTGTCPVEAKGAHRVELFASKVQYGTYHYVGHIDVTRL; from the coding sequence ATGGCCGCATCTCAGGCGCCCCGAGCGGCTCCGAAGCGCACCTCGGCGGCGGCCGTCGTGGCATCGACCCTCGCGTGGCTCGTCGTCCTCACCGTTCCGCTGCTCGGCACGTGGCTCGCAGCGTCGCTCGCGGCGTACGGTCACCGCGGGGTGTGGCCGTCGCTCCTCGCGGGCTTCGTCGTGTTCCCGGTCGTGCCGGTGGTCTGGGAAGTCGCGTCGACGTTGCATGGCGACAAGAAGCGCTGGCTCGAGACGCGTGATCGCCTGGTGCTGCGCACGCTCGCCGTGAGCCTCGCCTTCCTCGCGGTCCTGCTCGTCGCCTTCCCGAAGACGGCGTTCACCGCGCTCTCCACACGCGGAGATTTCCTCTTCGACGGACGCAGCGGCGCGTTCGCGGACCGAGGGCGGAGCGTCGCGCATGGCGCCGCGCGAGGCCTCGAGTGGCTCTACCTGCTCACACGCGACCGCCCGTTCGACACGAGCGACGAGGCCCCCGAGCCCGTGCCCACCGTGGCGCCCTCGGCCGCGCCGACCCCGACGCCCACCCCCTCAGCCGCTCCGTCTGCCACGCCGCTCCCGTCGACGAGCGCCACGCCGCCCGAGCCCGTCGCGCGACCCAAGCCCACCTGGCCGGACTCGGACGACAAGCTCTCTCCCGTGGTCACGACGATGCCCCAAGAGGCCGAAGCGAGCCCCGAGACGATCGGCGCCTACATCGCCGCGCACGCGCCCACGCAGCTCGGTCGCGCCCGCGCCGTACACGACTACGTCGCCGATCGCATCGCCTACGACGGGCCCTCGTACCGCGCGGGCCTCTACCCGCCTCAAGACGCCGTGAGCGTGCTCAAGAGACGCGTCGGTGTGTGCGCAGGCTACGCGAAGCTCTTCGCGGCCATCGCCAAGGCGTCGGGCCTCGAGGCCAAGTACGTCGTGGGCACGGTGCGCGGCGCCGACATGCGCCCCGACGGCGAGTCGCACGCGTGGAACGCCGTCAAGATCGAGGGCGCGTGGTACCTCGTCGACACCACGTGGGACGCCGGTTACCTCGAGGGCGCGACGTTCGTGAAGCGCACCAAGGTGGTCTACTTCGCGACGCCTCCCGAGGTCTTTCGCGTGGACCACTTCCCCGACGAGACCGCCTGGCAGCTCGCCGACAAACCCATCGACCGCGGCGAGTTCTTCCGGAGGCCCATGACGTCGGCCGAGCTCTACGCGGACGGCCTCGAGCTCCGGGAGCCCGACCGCTCGCAGGTGAGCACGACGGGCCCGTTCACCGTGGAGCTCGAGAACCCGCGCGGGCTCTACATGATCGTCTCCGACGCGAAGGTGCACTGCGCCGTCACGAGGAACGGCACGCGCGTCACGGGCACGTGTCCCGTCGAGGCGAAGGGAGCACATCGCGTCGAGCTCTTCGCCTCGAAAGTGCAGTACGGAACCTACCACTACGTGGGCCACATCGACGTGACCCGCCTCTGA